GAGGGAAGGAAAACATCACATTCACTGGGAGTTTGTCCCTGATAAACATAGATGATGTAGGCAACCAATATAATTGGCTAAGCTTAATGGAAACAGGAAAATACATAGCAGATGAGGGGGGACCAATTATCTAATATTCAACCTACACAtttttgccccccccccccccccacaaaaaaaagagaaaaaagaaggatTCTTGTTGTGAAACAATTATGTATGCTTAATATGATCTAGTTCTGATCACGTGTATGTGTGTTGACAACAATATATGCACAGTATTATGTTTCTTTTGATACTCTTTTTTGAATTGGCAAGTGACTCATGCACCCAATGGATCTTCCACGACCTCATCCTCCAACCAATTATTATGGGACAAGGGCGTGAGAattgagctatagctcattcGTGTAATGGTGTGTTTCTTATGATAATTTCAACTCATTAAATAATCCATTTTGTCCATATTGCAGGTATATCAATGCCTTTATGACAGTCTGGTGGCAGCAAGTTCATATTCTAGGCGGCATTTCTGCTTGaggacaattttattttgttccGACTTTTGAGGCCTCTATTGTACTTAGATTGCTTCATTCATCTTCATccgtttttgtaatttttttgaatgTCCATTACCAGGAGAGCCTGGATGAGTTTTCGTTAACCATGATAAAGTGTACTTTGTTCTGTGTGCCTAGCAAAGTAATCTATAGCTTTGCTCTCTTGTTATTTAGATGTTATATTTACAATTTCCATGTGGCATAATTTAGGTGACTTATTTTTCCCATTTGATAAGCTGATCTGACTCTAGCAAACTCATTTGATTAGTTATTGTTATCTctaaaaagaaattatgttCTTTTAGGCAATTGGGGTATCTCTTTTTATAGCGGCCAGCTATGTGTTTTGGGAGTAATTTCCATGTCAATGAGAGAGATAGGCTATGTTTGGATCTCACGTCACTCATATCTCAATTCTTATACCTCAAAACTCATTCTCATATCTTATATTTATTTCcctattttcttttaacttaCTCCACAATGTGTTTGACATCAGAACTCCCCTTAGTTTTCAGTTTGAAAAAagcaaatttaaataatttttgtggATACCATTAGTCTGAACAGCCACTACcagaggatgaagaagaaaaaacccgCACACCAACAGTAAAACATTCCACCCAACgcaacaaacccaaaactcaactccaccaccaccaccaacagcAAACCCTGAACCAGCTACCATTGACACTACCAATGGCCacacaaccaaaagaaaaatctctaactaccaaaagaaaatacaaCCATCAGCCACacccacaaaaagaaaaagcaccAACCATCAATACCACCACCAATAGCCACACAAACCAACCTCCATAACAGCCCAAGCCTTAAACCACATCTACAACCAAAAATTCAAACTCACCAACACACATGCATAGATCAGCAATCCAAAATAGcgacccacacacacacacacaaaacccaAACTCAAGAATCTTTAAATTGGAGACCCAAAAACACGAattgaggaaagagagagatgaacCAAAAGTGAGGAGAGATAAAATCGATCTAGCAAAGggtaggagagagagagagagatcggttTAAGTGatgatgaagagagagaaaaaattaactTTGTGTGGTCATGAACGTGTGTTCGTTGGTGTTGAGCCTTACCTGAGTAGAGTTATTTACAAAAATGGCATCATAACTTAGCTTATATCAcccaaaaactacaaaaaattgtTCTTATTTTCCACAACTCTTAACTCAGTTTTTTGAGTAATaagttatggaaattgataatgaaaattaaaccaaacaacTTCACTTAGTGTGGGGCTCACCAAATGTGAGCGATGAAACTCAGTAAACCAAACATGGtaaccttttcttcttttgagggccatgaaaatttattaaattttcatgGTCCCAACTGATTAAAGTATTTCCGCCCTTTTCCCAACTGATGAAAGTATTTCCGCCCTTTTCCCAACTGATGAAAGTATTTCTGCCCTTTTTAGATGTTAAAAGTTTGAGCGTTCCAGCTTTAAACTCAATATGGGGCTTAGAAACTAGAAAGTGAAAGCCATGTGCAATCAGTCATATACTTGTACCATTGCCAGCCTTGAACTGCCCTAAAGCTTTTTTGGGCCCTTTAGGCAAACAATGGGTTTATTTTGAAGGTGGAGAACTTAAAGGGTAAGGTCCACATATTTAACAGACCAAGGCTCATCTACCATTGACGTTCTTGTACCAATTATTCACAATGGACCACCTTTCTTGTCTACTCCAGTTCAAAGATTTATAAggttttcaagttttcaaccatGTATGGCAAACAGGCCAAAAAAATTGCTCATTTATGGCAAGTGTTGAATGGCAGCTCCGAACGATTCAAAGACCATGCACCTTCTCACCTTCACCTTGTACTACATGTATAATATTCGAATTTTATGATTATACCTACATTGTTATATTAATGATacacttttttaataaaacacaTTTCAGAACATCACACTTATCATTTGCgaaaacacactcacacacttATCTCCAACATGATGTTTCCcttcaaagtttttttaaaaggagAGAGGGGGAAGTAAAATGTTTAGTTATGATGGGTTCCATTGATGAGATGGCATTGACAAGTTTGGTTAAGGTCAATGCCCTGAGTTCAAATTCTAAGGGCACAGAATTAGTTATTAAGACAAACATCGGTTGATGACAGAGTAGAAAAGCATGCAAGAAGAGTGGTGGATTTTTGCAAACGGTAAAAGGACGACTTATGGCATCAACTCATATAGCCTCATActacacaataaaaatataggTCACTATATGTTATGACCTAGGTGCtggataaattatttaaattaagtttAATGATAGAATAGGCTTCCTAGATAGGTTactattgttatttatttgtattcaaattaaTTCCTATgtataagtaaaagaaaatatatttaattccTATGTTTTAGGATAAGATTGGttccaattttttgaatttattgatgAGATTATTTCATTCTTAATTATTTATGTACATTGAATGCATTAGTGAGAAATAAGCtgaaaattaaccaaaaagtCTATTTTTCCTCTCAAGTTCAGGAGGGTAGTCACTTCAAAACAACTaagttatcttttatttctcATTAATGTATTCAACTTACATAAATAGCCAAGGATAAGATTACTTCATCAATAAATCCTTAAACACAGGATTAATCATatcctaaaacataaaaattaatttgaatacaATTAAATAACAATACTGATCTATTTAGGATGCCTTATTCTATCACTaaactaaatttaaataatttattcagCATCCAAGTCATAACACTATATGTACATTATAAGGACACCTgatattcttattttcttttatttctaacTTTCATGATATCTAAACACTTATATGTATGTACTAAGTGGTTCTTTCTAATTTGTCTTCTGACTTTTTATTCTTTCTGTATGTGGGGTACAGGAATTCTAATAAAGGTAATTGCAACACGTGTCATACCCATGATTGAGAAAGGCCATTATCATGTCGAAGATGTCACACCCTCAGAAAATAAGGTCACGCCAAAAGCACGTCACCAGAGGAGGTCGTACTGTAGAGAAAGAGTTTTGGGGAAGAGGTTAGCGCTAACATGATTGAAGGGATGgtggctgccaccacatttaatgcatcccaccaaacctcctggctgcatttatgtggagaagacccctgaacagtgctaTTTTGGCTGCCACAACTCACAAGGGGTTTAGGGAAGGTGTTTGATGGGACATGCACTCAAGTAGTGGCTTGGATGATCAACAAATAGAGGGCCAAGATCGTCTAGAGGgagctatataatgtaaggTACCCTCTGGCTCCGAGTACAGGGGGTGAGAAAATCAGGGAAGAAAACATTGTAGTAGACTAGTAGGAAGGATTGTAATAAGGTTTGAATTTAAGGGAAATATAGGCCGAGATCATCCTCCTCAGATGTTGCCGAGGAGGGCTTCTTTTGCTTAAGAgcttattttccttattttcttgcTATCTTTTATTTACTGTGTGTATATTCTTGAATCCATTGAAGCCTAACTTTtaaactcactctctacaaattcattgtactgggctctttgggccttaaTCCATTCATCCCTTGGCTTGAGAACCAAAACCCGCTCTTACACTGTATATAAAAAATcttagcaataaaaaaaaacaaacaataataaaactTCTTTTATACAGTTCCATGTCTATAGTCTCTTTATGTCTATGCTACTAgtatctattatatatatatatatatatatatatatatatatatatatataattgggtGTGACTTGTGTCCAGTGGAAGTTTTCACTAGACACGTTAGATGGTGGACACGTGTCCGAATCTGGACGTGTCCAGTGGAAATTTTCACTGGACAGAAGCCTTaacttatataattaaaatggTAGTCCTTGTTTATCAGGGTACATGAAAAAACAACATACATGCTCCCAAATCTCTTAAACACCGGAGGAGCGGGAGAGAcaaagaggaaaagaagaaaaataaacaaagaaaaaaattagattgggaatttttatttttatttctactaCAGTCTACAGGtaattaaaagaattatttaaccccaaaattttaaatttgacttcatttatttaaaattgttttaaaaaaaatgtttttggcATGTACTTATATAAAACATTATAGTAGTTTAGGgaattaagattaaaaaaattattcaatactcCCAAATACATTAGGCTATTTGGGGCATTTCTCTTATgactttatttaaaattacaaacttAATTTGACTCGTTAAGGAttgaaaataaactttttaaatattttttttttttttttttgataaggaaGAATTTATGGTTTAGATAACCTATTGGTTCAAAAGTTGATAATTTCAGTCAAACTCCatcttattaataaaatattcttgtaaattgaaatatattgtGCATCTTTATTGCTAGTAAAATTggcattaattttttatcaacaaaaattacaactacAGTTGGAGTTAGTTAAATAGTATTATTAGTATaatttcgatttttttttttccccaacaaaCCAACTTAATATATAACTTAATATATCCGAGTACAGCCTTGACGCAGGTCACAACGCAAGGGACAAAggccatttttatttatttgtttgtttaaatgACAGCAAGTACATAATTACATACAACCTGAAAAATGTAACCTCCTTTTTGAGATTGAGACAGTAAAATTCCTCAATGGAGTTGGAACATCTCCACTATTGCTTTTTACATGCCCTCAAATCCACAATTCACATGAGTCCTTTTAACAGATACCGCTTACACTATACAAAAATCTAAAGCGAAGTTAAGTACCTTAGGATTTGTTATCACAAAGAAAACAAGTTCCTGGGTCTCTTCCATAATATTTATCCCATAGGCATTGCACATCAAGGTTCATCATGTACAGCTATAGCAGggctcctcttcttcttcctatcACTAAAGCTACGGCTTGAAATTAAGCTTGGAAGACAACACTGCACGGACCTCATTGGTTTCTCCTTATCAGTGAAGATGTCTCCATTAGGAGTCTTTTCACTACTACAGACAGAGTTAGTTCCATACGGGGTACCATGTGCTGACTTGGGGGTGAGGTCAAGTACAATCGGTTTAACTTCCATGTTTCCGTTGGCCATGTTCTGATTGCTTGATGTATTTAGGTTGTCAACATCTTCATTTTCGTGTCTGCTGTTCTCTCGGAATAGTTCAGctagtttctttttcttatctGTTGGGGATGGTTCAGGTAAGGAACCAGGCATTCTGTCCTCAAAACGAGCTAGTTTCTTTATCTTATCTGTTGGGGATGGTTCAGGTAAGGAACCAGGCATTCTGTCTTCAAAACTAGCTATGTTGATTCGAGGCGTCCCAATGGATAAGTTATGATGGACTGGAGTGTTGCCACGGGATGGGGTAAAATCTGCAAGACAGACATTGAatacaacaaattttgatggGGACATTGAACAAACAAATATTTCTGCATGTCTCGCTTCTGCATTCTTCATTGCTCATCATACAGTTAAGTAAACAAccatataaaatccaaaaaccatTACTATATACAAAGGCATGGAACTTTCTTCCCATGACCCACGCATGCAAGACAAAAATGGTTCAAAGCATTTTGTGTTCTTACCACCATTGACACTATAAAAATCATCCTCACAATCTGACTCTAACCAGGGTTGAGAATCAAAAAAAGTTTCCTCTTTGCtgcctgcaaaaaaaaaaaaaaaacacaaaattcaactTGAAGCACAATATAGGCATAAAGAGTAACTTAAAGATATAAATGAGACCAACCACTAAAGTGACACATGCCCCCCAAGCATCATTACTGACCTATCACCAATATTGATATTTTCTACTCTTTCTTGAACTAACTTGTAACGAGAGAGACTAGCAATGCTTTGCATTGCATTgcagctttattttttattttttcaaaaatccaaGTGGATGGAAAACCTATATCCCACTTGCTACATTTCTACTATCACTTCCATACCCAAAAGGGGACATGGAATTATGACCATTGCACAGCTCTGAAGTCTAAATTCTAAACTGCAATTCAGTTTTAGAAAACAGAAGGATGCTAGAAAGCTAAAGACTTGATGAAATAGAAAAAGGGTTAACCAAAATACACAGGATAAACAGAGAATGTTTATAAGGGCTATTCTCATTGGACATACTAGATCTAATGGAAAAGCTACTTCACTAAAAAGTTCAGAGTAATATACAGTGAAACAATTCTTAAAGATCTTCACAAAAAATGCCATTAATATTCACTTTTTATGAAACCATACAAGTGACTAGAGACCAAACATGATTTGTACCTTCATATTGTTGGGGTGGTAATCTCTAATATCATGATATTAACTGTGTCATCTTCTTTCTTAGCAATTTACTTGAATCTGACTTACCCTTCCATATCCTATAAAGTGGTCCATCCATCACTCAATCTTGCGTACAAATTAAATCCTCAAGAGTCACTAACACCACAACCCAAGATGCATCTCATTAACATGGGCCTAAACTAATGGCCTATAGATATACATAATTTTCAAATAGGGGGTGGGGGGACCAGTTGACAAATCAGACAacaataaagaaaggaaaatattagTTGGAGACAATAACATATTCTGTATCTACCGAAAGTTCCACATTGTAATGAAAGCACAGGATAAGGGTTTTCTACAAACCCTGAGTTTACCTAGAAGGCAAACCCTGGGTTTTCTACAAAGGCTTAGTTCCCACTCTGCTACACCAATAGCGAGTTCCTGATATAACAAAAATCTTCATCTGAACATCTGGGGTTTCTTCTCCACATCTTATAACATCATCCACACAACACTTCTGAGATACAAAATCCATAACCCCTATGCCAGCAGGGCAACTACATAGTATTTTGTTTATCACTAGGAAggaattattaataaaaataaaaaagaaggttTACTCAATTTTTTTCCCACCCCAATTTTATGCAAAAAGACTATTCCCAGTTTATTCTCAAAAAAGCTTTCTTCAATCCCATATTAGTCTTCCTTACAACACAACTCTAAGAATCGAATCTAATAGCTCAGAACAgcttttttttgctttgattgtCCTTCATAACAATCAGAGCCTACTagccaaaataataaaagaaaagcttcCTTCTCAAAGAAGTCCATAAACATTTATAGTCTAATAGACAATAAATCCAAGGAGGAAGATCATATTCAGAAAGTGCAGTTAAACAAATGGATTTATTTATAACCAAAAGTGAAACTTACTGATTGATAAATGAATGGAATAAACCGATTCAAATCATAAAAGaccaccaaacaaaaaatatatatgaaaatcgAAAAAATCCAATCTAGCTAATGAAATCAACAAGGAAGCGTGTCAATTACTGTGTGGCTAAGACTAACAAATGTAATAgttgaatataaaaaacaatttaaaaaaaaaggatgattTCTTCAGACAtgtagaaaatgagaaaaagtaaTCCATAGAGACCCCACATCCCATTTCATTATAGATCAAACATCActtaaaatatcaaaacaaaaagaaacataGAAAATATTATACAACGTAATAAACCATCAGATATAGTAAGAAAActtgaaaaccaaaaaagacCCATCTGATTTCTTGCACCATATAATCAAATACAaccttttttttcaaagaaagcTATGATTTTtacatagaagaagaagaagaagaagaagaagaagaagaagaagcgtACCGTAGACTCTGGGGGTTGAGAGAGAAGGCGACCACTGAGACTTCACAGAAACAACGTTGTTGAGGATAATCGGACGGTCACCATTGATGGGATTTTCCTTGATGGGGGAGGGAGGAATGACGAGCTTGTCGTCTTTGGACCCAAGTGACAGCTTCATGGCGGAGCTAGAGTTTCTATAAATCGATACACACGAacccatctctctttctctctctctctctctctctctctatctataTCAGTCTGATCATCACGAACACAGAGagactattaaaaaaaacaaaacagctTTTACATAGTGGGTGAGAGTGAAGAAGAGAGAGGGTTTTTTGGCGTTATGTAAAAACtataataaaactataaaaggcAGTGTCTCTGAAATagctctgagagagagagagagagagagagagagagagattgaaagttgaaaggTAAGTTTATATTTATCAAAGTATAAGTCTATCTCGTATTGTGTTTTTGTGAAATGTGACTGGTGAAGTGTAATAGTGGATTTTACAGAGGTGGGACCTACTCTGAAAATTGTTTCTGTGTCTTTGTCACTCTCAGTCTTTCgattacttttctttctttctatctttctttctttctttttttccaataaatatatgtgatttatttatttttccacatTTACTTACGTAATGTCAAATGTGTTAGGATtaggtggaaaaaaaaagtcagtaaTTAAATCATAGAAAGTgacattattttaattaaaaacttatcaacttagagaaattatataaaaaaattgtgctatcatgtatataaaatagaaaatagtttTGTAAATGACATTATCAAACATGAGAGAAGAATCTAAGTGACACAATTTCTTGccttaatttttgtcataatATATTATGGTTAATTatatgttgtgaaaaaaaaaatttaggaaaaaaaataacaattctaAGTAAAAAGGTTTGGCAATTACTTATAGTCAATCACTTTAAcaagttgtgacaaaaaaatataataaataatatgattttaaaagAACTATTAACATGACAACGATTTAGTTTTGTAACTATGTTTTCATGCTGTGAATTGCATGGTTTGTAAAtttgtattatattatttatctttGAGAGAGTGGGAAGGTTTTTAAATTgctataatttatatattaaaaaaatggctttaatttatttgttgggAAGATTTGACGTGTTTATTCTAAGCTTTCCTTTGTGGTGAGTGTGTGGAGATGAAAGGTTTAGCTGTTTAGGTGACTTGACAATATTGAAT
This genomic stretch from Castanea sativa cultivar Marrone di Chiusa Pesio chromosome 1, ASM4071231v1 harbors:
- the LOC142617577 gene encoding uncharacterized protein At3g27210-like; protein product: MGSCVSIYRNSSSAMKLSLGSKDDKLVIPPSPIKENPINGDRPIILNNVVSVKSQWSPSLSTPRVYGSKEETFFDSQPWLESDCEDDFYSVNGDFTPSRGNTPVHHNLSIGTPRINIASFEDRMPGSLPEPSPTDKIKKLARFEDRMPGSLPEPSPTDKKKKLAELFRENSRHENEDVDNLNTSSNQNMANGNMEVKPIVLDLTPKSAHGTPYGTNSVCSSEKTPNGDIFTDKEKPMRSVQCCLPSLISSRSFSDRKKKRSPAIAVHDEP